One part of the Terriglobales bacterium genome encodes these proteins:
- a CDS encoding GNAT family N-acetyltransferase, producing the protein MVLETQRLVLRQLTLKDTDGLLPVLGDPEAMIYYPHPFSRDEVESFIDKQITRYAETGHGLWAVILKSTGEVIGDCGLALQDVEDRKEIEVGYHLRRDHWHNGYATEAARACIRHGFYKLRARQVICMIRPENRPSRRVAERNNMTMGRLVFWHGFNHLIYSISRAEWFETFRRKRESVQRRAEDDEKDLLTYL; encoded by the coding sequence ATGGTTCTCGAAACCCAGCGCCTAGTCCTCCGTCAACTCACCCTGAAAGATACCGACGGTTTACTGCCTGTTCTCGGCGATCCCGAGGCCATGATTTATTATCCCCACCCGTTCTCTCGCGACGAAGTTGAGAGTTTCATTGATAAGCAGATCACGCGCTATGCCGAAACCGGACACGGCCTGTGGGCTGTGATCCTTAAAAGTACGGGCGAAGTTATCGGCGACTGCGGCCTTGCGCTTCAGGATGTCGAAGACCGCAAGGAGATCGAGGTCGGCTACCACTTACGCCGGGACCATTGGCACAACGGATACGCCACCGAAGCTGCCCGCGCCTGCATTCGCCACGGCTTCTACAAGCTGCGTGCCAGGCAGGTGATCTGTATGATTCGGCCCGAGAATCGGCCCTCAAGGCGAGTGGCCGAACGCAATAACATGACGATGGGTAGGCTCGTTTTCTGGCACGGCTTCAATCATCTGATCTACTCAATTTCGCGGGCGGAGTGGTTTGAGACTTTTCGGAGGAAACGCGAGTCCGTGCAGCGCCGCGCGGAAGACGACGAGAAAGACCTTTTGACGTACTTGTAA
- the uvrC gene encoding excinuclease ABC subunit UvrC: MDLQEKIRTLPTSPGVYLYKNADGEVIYVGKAKNLRSRVRSYFGEGADAQPKTDSLLRDAVDVEYIVVDNEKEALALENNLIKQKKPRYNILLRDDKTYPYVKLTAAERFPRVYVTRRLRKDGSLYYGPYFPANLAYRIVDLIHRNFLVPSCKIDLTRYHLRPCLQYYIKRCLGPCVKELTTPQIYAEAVQDVKLFLEGKHGDLSKSLRSRMEFAAEQQQYELAGKYRDLISTVEQLHEKQRMANVEGDDADVFGYHYENEMLAVNLFHMRGGKVLDRRDFFWEDLPQISPAFEDEPPAGGKSPGFDAGAFFSSLLPQIYVDQQYVPRNIYIPVDFADRDLLQEVLSERREGKVEIIVPQRGDKRSLVDLVGRNAKQSFDQRFRVLKPAAKQIQQALQDALDLPALPKRIECFDISHIQGAETVASMVVWEDGKMKKSDYRKFIIRTVEGVDDFASMREVVTRRYKRIQSEKQDMPSLILIDGGLGQLHAAADALTELQITSQPLAAIAKREEIIYIHGQENDPLALDHHSPVLHLIQTVRDEAHRFAVTFHRKRRQMRDRDSELLQIPGIGARTRQRLVEHFGSIRAVQQADSAALSAVVTKPQAEAILSYFKKEAVG; the protein is encoded by the coding sequence ATGGATCTTCAGGAGAAAATCCGGACTTTACCCACCTCTCCGGGCGTTTACCTGTATAAAAACGCCGATGGCGAGGTGATCTACGTCGGCAAAGCCAAGAACCTGCGCTCGCGCGTACGCTCGTATTTTGGCGAGGGTGCCGACGCCCAACCCAAGACCGATTCCCTGCTGCGCGATGCCGTAGACGTTGAATACATAGTCGTTGACAATGAAAAAGAGGCACTGGCGCTCGAAAACAACCTCATCAAGCAGAAGAAGCCGCGCTATAACATTTTGCTGCGCGATGATAAGACTTATCCATATGTAAAGCTCACCGCCGCGGAGCGTTTCCCCCGGGTTTACGTGACCCGCCGTCTACGCAAAGATGGCAGCCTCTACTACGGTCCTTACTTCCCTGCAAATCTGGCCTACCGGATCGTAGATCTGATCCACCGCAATTTTCTCGTTCCCTCGTGCAAGATAGATCTGACACGTTACCACCTGCGTCCGTGCCTGCAGTACTACATCAAGCGCTGCCTTGGACCGTGCGTAAAAGAGCTGACTACGCCTCAGATTTACGCGGAAGCGGTGCAGGACGTGAAGCTGTTTCTTGAGGGCAAGCATGGAGATCTCTCCAAATCGCTGCGCTCTCGCATGGAATTCGCCGCTGAGCAGCAACAGTATGAGCTGGCCGGCAAGTACCGCGACCTGATCTCCACGGTGGAGCAGTTGCACGAAAAACAGCGCATGGCCAATGTCGAGGGTGATGACGCCGACGTCTTCGGTTATCACTACGAAAATGAAATGCTCGCAGTCAATTTGTTCCACATGCGTGGAGGCAAGGTGCTTGACCGCCGCGATTTCTTCTGGGAAGACCTGCCGCAAATCTCTCCTGCCTTCGAAGACGAACCACCGGCAGGTGGCAAGAGTCCCGGCTTTGATGCCGGCGCATTCTTCAGCAGCCTTCTGCCCCAGATTTACGTTGACCAGCAATATGTGCCCCGAAACATTTATATCCCGGTAGATTTCGCCGATCGCGATTTATTGCAGGAGGTCCTTTCCGAGCGCCGCGAAGGCAAAGTGGAAATCATTGTTCCCCAGCGTGGCGATAAACGCTCGCTGGTTGATCTGGTGGGCCGGAACGCCAAACAATCTTTCGATCAGCGCTTCCGCGTGCTGAAGCCCGCAGCAAAGCAGATTCAACAAGCTTTACAAGATGCACTCGACCTGCCGGCCCTGCCCAAGCGCATTGAATGCTTCGATATTTCGCATATTCAAGGCGCGGAAACCGTCGCTTCCATGGTGGTTTGGGAAGATGGCAAGATGAAGAAGTCCGATTACCGCAAGTTCATCATCCGCACCGTGGAAGGCGTGGATGACTTCGCCTCCATGCGCGAAGTCGTCACCCGGCGCTACAAACGTATCCAATCAGAAAAACAGGATATGCCCAGCCTCATCCTCATTGACGGCGGCCTGGGACAGCTCCATGCCGCAGCCGATGCCCTCACCGAATTGCAAATCACCAGCCAGCCTCTGGCGGCAATTGCCAAGCGCGAAGAAATCATCTACATTCATGGCCAGGAAAACGATCCTCTGGCGCTCGACCATCACTCGCCGGTTCTGCATCTGATTCAGACAGTCCGCGATGAAGCCCATCGCTTTGCCGTTACCTTTCATCGCAAGCGCCGCCAGATGCGCGACCGCGACTCTGAGCTGCTGCAAATCCCCGGCATCGGAGCCCGCACCCGCCAGCGCCTGGTCGAACACTTCGGCAGCATCCGCGCCGTACAACAGGCCGACTCAGCCGCTCTCTCAGCAGTAGTGACCAAGCCGCAGGCCGAGGCGATTTTGAGTTACTTCAAAAAAGAAGCGGTGGGATAG